Proteins encoded in a region of the Drosophila sechellia strain sech25 chromosome 2L, ASM438219v1, whole genome shotgun sequence genome:
- the LOC6613062 gene encoding protein transport protein Sec24C produces MNPNMYGPPPTQFQQQPQFGAPPPNSGGWPPQQQQLPQQQPPQQQLPPQQQQQKQPQYGAPPPTSAASQPYLNGNYQQQLATSMGGLSVGGGVGGANPLKPPLPQGAPAAAAPPPTGFNQFNSNAAPPPTNNNNAAFGAPPPTQAGSYVNGALPPSSTPQSVASGINQMSLNSATLAGLPHMPPPKAATPGAAPVQPPIPAAGSTSQPPLPGQPPLPGQPPFSGQIPTSQPAPSPYGVPSSRPGQPQLPPGATPPTYTQPGLPPQQQQQGIPPLQQLGIPQQQAGFPPQQPGLPPLSHPGLPPQPGAPYGAPQQGGYPGGFPGQAPGGFPGAPPPLPGHQAAAPPQFGAPQPGYPGQQPGYPPQPGQQPMPGYPPQPGQQPGGPGYPPQPGAGFSSQPGRPGFNQPPMPGAGNMYQQAPQARRLDPDQMPNPIQVMIENQRLSGGPFVTNQPGLLPPLVTTKFVVHDQGNSSPRFLRSSLYCIPNTGDLLKTTALPLTLNISPLAKVGEGEMEPPIVNFGEMGPIRCNRCKAYMSPNMQFVDAGRRFQCLMCKVTSEVHQGYYQHLDHTGQRVDKHERPELLLGTYEFLATKDYCRNNTPPEVPAFIFIIDVSYNTVKSGLVHLLCSQIKNILKHLPVDQGQDKSKVRVGFITYNSTVHFYNIKSSLAQPQMMVVGDVQEMFMPLLDGFLCHPEESAAVIDALMEEIPRMFADTKETETILYPAIQAGLEALKASNAAGKLLVFNSTLPIAEAPGKLKNRDDRKLLGTDKEKTVLTPQTTAYNTLGQECVQQGCSVDLFVFNNAYIDLATIGQVSRLTGGEVFKYTYFQADVDGKRLIQDIIKNVSRPIAFDAVMRVRTSAGIRPTEFYGHFFMSNTTDVELASIDATKSISIEIKHDDKLAPEENVYLQVALLYTSCSGQRRLRVLNLALRVTTTIADVFKSCDLDAMMLFFAKQACFKLMEHSPKQVKDNLIHRSAQILACYRKHCTSPTSAGQLILPECLKLLPLYASCLLKNDAISGGSDMTLDDRSYVIQFILSMDLNQSVSYLYPRFIPIHNVVPEETDLPTPVRCTHEKTQEDGAYILENGVHLFVWLGQALSPDFVQSVFGVQGLQQIALERFSIVPETPLAKRIHGILDQIMKERSRYMRITWLRQNDKLESVFRHFLVEDRGTDGSASYVDFLCHMHKEIKDLLS; encoded by the exons ATGAATCCGAATATGTACGGGCCACCGCCCACGCAGTTCCAGCAGCAACCCCAGTTTGGTGCTCCTCCTCCAAATTCCGGAGGTTGGCcaccgcagcaacaacaactaccgcagcagcagccgccgcagcaacaactgcctccgcagcagcagcagcaaaaacaaccaCAGTACggagcaccaccaccaacgtCGGCGGCATCCCAGCCTTACCTCAATGGCAACTACCAGCAGCAG TTGGCCACGTCGATGGGAGGTTTGAGTGTGGGTGGCGGTGTCGGTGGGGCCAATCCCCTGAAGCCACCACTCCCCCAAGGAGCTCCCGCTGCTGCGGCACCACCGCCAACCGGTTTCAATCAGTTCAACTCTAATGCGGCACCCCCTCcgaccaacaacaacaatgctgCATTCGGTGCTCCACCACCGACGCAAGCTGGAAGTTATGTCAACGGAGCCCTACCGCCCAGCAGCACTCCACAAAGCGTGGCCAGTGGGATTAATCAGATGAGCTTGAACAGCGCCACTCTGGCGGGATTGCCGCACATGCCGCCTCCGAAAGCGGCAACGCCGGGAGCAGCACCTGTTCAGCCTCCGATTCCAGCAGCTGGATCTACTTCTCAGCCGCCTCTACCCGGACAACCGCCACTTCCCGGACAGCCACCCTTTTCCGGTCAGATTCCCACATCTCAGCCTGCCCCAAGTCCGTATGGAGTACCGAGCTCACGACCGGGTCAACCCCAGCTACCTCCTGGAGCCACTCCTCCGACTTACACGCAACCCGGATTGCCacctcagcagcagcagcagggaaTCCCGCCACTGCAGCAGTTAGGGATACCACAGCAGCAGGCGGGATTTCCGCCACAGCAGCCTGGACTGCCACCCCTATCACATCCCGGGTTGCCTCCGCAACCAGGAGCGCCTTACGGAGCTCCCCAACAAGGCGGATATCCAGGTGGCTTTCCAGGTCAGGCTCCCGGAGGCTTCCCTGGAGCACCTCCACCACTTCCAGGTCATCAGGCAGCTGCTCCGCCGCAATTCGGAGCTCCACAACCTGGTTATCCGGGCCAGCAGCCGGGCTATCCGCCACAACCCGGTCAGCAGCCGATGCCTGGATATCCCCCACAACCGGGACAGCAACCAGGTGGACCAGGATATCCACCTCAGCCAGGTGCCGGTTTTTCAAGTCAGCCAGGACGTCCTGGCTTTAAT CAACCTCCCATGCCAGGAGCAGGAAATATGTATCAACAGGCTCCTCAGGCACGACGCCTGGATCCCGATCAAATGCCCAATCCAATCCAGGTGATGATTGAGAACCAGCGATTGTCTGGCGGACCGTTTGTGACCAACCAGCCAGGATTGTTGCCTCCATTGGTGACCACCAAATTCGTGGTTCACGACCAAGGCAACTCTTCACCCCGCTTCCTGCGCTCCTCGCTCTATTGCATCCCCAACACGGGTGATCTTTTGAAGACCACAGCTCTACCCCTGACACTGAATATCTCGCCGCTGGCCAAAGTTGGCGAGGGGGAAATGGAGCCACCGATAGTGAACTTCGGCGAAATGGGACCAATTCGTTGCAACAGGTGTAAGGCGTACATGTCGCCGAACATGCAGTTCGTGGATGCCGGCCGCCGATTCCAGTGCCTGATGTGCAAAGTAACTTCGGAAG TTCATCAGGGCTACTATCAGCATCTGGACCACACTGGTCAGCGTGTGGACAAGCATGAAAGACCTGAATTACTGCTGGGAACTTACGAGTTCCTGGCAACCAAGGATTACTGTCGG AACAATACTCCCCCGGAGGTTCCCGCCTTTATCTTCATCATCGACGTCTCCTACAACACCGTGAAGTCGGGACTGGTTCATCTGCTCTGTTCCCAGATCAAGAACATACTCAAGCATTTGCCTGTCGATCAGGGTCAAGACAAATCCAAGGTGCGGGTGGGCTTCATCACGTACAACAGCACCGTGCATTTCTACAATATCAAGAGCAGTCTGGCCCAGCCGCAAATGATGGTTGTGGGCGATGTCCAGGAGATGTTCATGCCGCTGCTGGATGGATTCCTGTGCCACCCAGAAGAGTCGGCTGCTGTAATCGATGCTCTGATGGAGGAGATCCCTCGTATGTTTGCCGACACCAAGGAAACCGAAACGATTTTGTACCCTGCCATTCAAGCGGGTTTGGAGGCACTGAAGGCCTCGAATGCAGCTGGAAAACTGCTGGTGTTTAACTCAACGCTACCCATCGCGGAGGCGCCTGGCAAGCTAAAGAATCGCGATGACCGGAAGCTTCTGGGAACTGATAAGGAGAAAACCGTACTCACCCCACAAACCACTGCATATAACACACTGGGCCAGGAGTGCGTCCAGCAGGGTTGCTCCGTGGACTTATTCGTGTTTAACAACGCCTACATCGACTTGGCCACGATTGGGCAGGTTTCTCGGCTGACTGGTGGCGAGGTGTTCAAGTACACCTACTTCCAGGCGGACGTGGATGGCAAGAGACTAATACAGGATATCATCAAGAATGTATCGCGACCGATCGCTTTCGACGCGGTGATGAGGGTGCGCACATCGGCGGGCATCCGACCCACGGAGTTTTATGGTCACTTCTTCATGTCCAATACAACTGATGTTGAGCTGGCCAGTATTG ATGCCACCAAGTCGATAAGCATTGAGATCAAGCATGACGACAAGCTGGCGCCAGAAGAGAACGTGTACCTTCAAGTCGCACTGTTGTACACCTCGTGCAGCGGCCAAAGGCGTCTGCGAGTCCTTAACCTGGCTCTGCGCGTTACAACGACGATTGCGGACGTCTTTAAGAGCTGCGACCTGGACGCGATGATGCTGTTCTTCGCCAAGCAGGCCTGCTTCAAGCTGATGGAGCACTCACCCAAGCAGGTGAAAGACAACCTAATCCATCGATCGGCGCAGATCCTGGCCTGCTATCGCAAGCACTGCACCTCGCCCACCTCCGCCGGCCAGTTGATTCTTCCCGAGTGCCTGAAGCTGCTGCCCCTGTATGCCTCGTGTTTGCTCAAAAACGATGCTATTTCCGGCGGTTCGGACATGACGCTAGATGATCGATCTTATGTTATTCAGTTTATTCTGTCCATGGACTTAAACCAATCCGTCAGCTACCTGTATCCCCGTTTCATTCCCATCCACAACGTTGTGCCCGAGGAGACAGATCTGCCGACTCCCGTTCGCTGCACGCACGAAAAGACGCAAGAGGATGGCGCCTACATCCTGGAGAATGGAGTCCACCTCTTCGTCTGGCTGGGCCAGGCATTGTCGCCTGATTTTGTGCAGTCCGTCTTCGGCGTTCAGGGTTTGCAGCAAATTGCTTTGGAGCGTTTCAGCATTGTTCCTGAAACGCCGCTGGCCAAGCGCATACACGGCATCCTAGATCAGATCATGAAGGAGCGATCGCGATACATGAGG ATAACCTGGTTGCGGCAGAACGACAAACTGGAGAGCGTGTTCCGACACTTCCTCGTGGAGGACCGCGGTACAGACGGTTCCGCCAGCTACGTGGATTTCCTGTGTCACATGCACAAGGAGATCAAGGATCTGCTGAGTTAG
- the LOC6613063 gene encoding endonuclease G, mitochondrial, whose translation MSFHESSVHQWALCALAGVTGFVCGAFVQQEASMRQLLQQIRRDPYVYHHRHKLYPMLSTFGTDHEARLWNRPTSLADKIRELVLSPILDFVSAVVTRKTDSANTADLLDLVKYGLPSTENLYVHKDYVVSQDLHTNSARWICEHFRGDYQRISSDEAGYSTMNLRYNDVYVLSSGSMSICKAFKRRIWNDLENYVSSKAKEFGSVYAYTGPIYTPTCYEIGKWTMKYEVFDWIPIPVPSHFFKVLIVESGVPGSEPFMEAFIIENSRRVGGKLNDHRVKVGEIERYTGLRFNKIMQPVVHFGKDSITVDTRAWAGRLEEISEPLVTFPPDQKLNLI comes from the exons ATGTCCTTTCACGAATCAAGTGTTCATCAGTGGGCTTTATGTGCCCTTGCAGGAGTAACCGGTTTTGTGTGTGGAGCCTTTGTCCAACAAGAGGCGTCCATGAGGCAGCTGCTCCAGCAGATTCGAAGGGATCCCTATGTCTACCATCACCGTCACAAGTTATATCCCATG TTATCCACCTTTGGGACGGACCATGAGGCCCGTTTGTGGAATCGTCCTACTTCATTGGCCGACAAAATCAGGGAGCTGGTATTATCACCGATCCTCGATTTCGTTAGTGCTGTGGTGACGCGGAAAACGGATTCGGCAAACACAGCTGATCTGCTGGACCTAGTCAAGTACGGACTGCCCAGCACAGAGAACTTGTACGTCCATAAGGACTACGTGGTTTCGCAGGACCTGCACACGAACAGCGCCAGATGGATTTGTGAGCATTTCCGTGGGGATTATCAAAGGATATCGTCGGATGAAGCTGGCTATAGCACCATGAATCTCCGCTACAATGATGTGTATGTGCTGAGCTCCGGTTCGATGAGCATCTGCAAGGCGTTCAAGAGGAGAATCTGGAACGATCTGGAGAACTACGTGTCCAGCAAGGCCAAGGAGTTTGGCTCAGTGTACGCCTACACTGGACCGATTTACACGCCAACCTGTTACGAGATTGGCAAATGGACCATGAAGTATGAGGTGTTTGACTGGATTCCGATTCCAGTGCCATCCCATTTTTTTAAGGTATTGATCGTGGAGAGTGGAGTTCCGGGATCCGAACCCTTCATGGAAGCATTTATCATCGAAAACAGCCGAAGGGTTGGCGGCAAGTTGAATGACCACCGCGTCAAAGTAGGCGAAATAGAGCGTTACACAGGACTGCGATTTAACAAGATCATGCAACCCGTAGTCCACTTCGGGAAGGACTCCATTACGGTGGACACCAGGGCCTGGGCCGGCAGGTTGGAGGAAATTTCGGAGCCTTTGGTAACATTTCCTCCCGACCAGAAATTAAATCTAATATAA
- the LOC6613064 gene encoding endonuclease G, mitochondrial — protein MDRKWQLLGLGFVLGVTALCASFVGGMYFQHTDARKRLRELIQTDPYAYYLSPKIYEVFTFFETNNEADHRMKQIMKFGFPGLDDLRLYSDFVLSYDRRNRVAHWVCEHLQADSIHPNRGRRGRNPYQPDLSVPSNFRSELSDYRRSGFDRGHLAAAGNHHLQQNHCEETFFLTNIAPQVGQGFNRGAWNNLEQYVRSLVHRFGSVFVCTGPLYKPNQRAGGKWAVEYEMIGLNMVAVPTHFFKVIMVESKLHLGKPYMEGYVLPNAPIPDGLPLRSFLCDIREIEHYAGLKFFDGLRRSALFGSNYPSESRVFREFS, from the exons ATGGACCGAAAATGGCAGCTCCTGGGACTGGGTTTCGTCCTGGGAGTGACTGCGCTCTGTGCATCCTTCGTGGGTGGAATGTATTTTCAGCACACAGATGCCAGAAAACGCCTGCGGGAATTAATACAAACGGATCCCTATGCCTACTATCTCAGTCCCAAAATTTATGAAGTG TTTACTTTCTTTGAGACCAATAACGAAGCCGATCACCGGATGAAGCAGATCATGAAGTTTGGGTTCCCTGGCCTGGACGACTTGCGTCTTTATAGTGACTTCGTCCTCTCCTACGATCGCCGAAACCGAGTGGCCCACTGGGTTTGCGAGCACCTCCAGGCGGACAGCATACATCCCAATCGAGGCAGACGTGGTCGCAACCCATACCAGCCGGATTTGAGTGTTCCCTCCAACTTCCGATCGGAACTGAGCGACTATCGGAGATCTGGATTCGACCGAGGACACTTGGCAGCCGCAGGGAATCACCATCTGCAGCAGAATCACTGCGAGGAGACGTTCTTCCTAACGAATATTGCCCCACAAGTTGGACAGGGCTTCAACCGAGGCGCGTGGAACAACTTGGAACAATATGTTCGAAGTCTGGTCCACCGATTTGGATCCGTTTTCGTGTGCACTGGTCCACTATATAAGCCCAATCAAAGGGCGGGAGGTAAATGGGCCGTGGAGTACGAGATGATCGGACTGAATATGGTTGCAGTTCCGACGCACTTCTTCAAGGTGATCATGGTGGAATCAAAACTGCACCTGGGTAAACCCTATATGGAGGGCTATGTCCTTCCCAATGCTCCAATCCCAGATGGCCTGCCACTACGATCGTTTCTCTGCGACATCCGGGAGATTGAGCACTACGCAGGTCTCAAGTTCTTCGATGGTCTGAGGAGGAGTGCCCTGTTTGGCAGCAATTATCCAAGTGAATCGCGAGTTTTTCGCGAATTCAGTTAG
- the LOC6613065 gene encoding endonuclease G, mitochondrial: protein MEVPVKGILGLLATAGSFFALGAYYQHIDVLRKIRRLEQRNPHAYFIRRKLYALLGIFTVRADSSEFDVDPNDCHKLGGIMKYGFPSTNDITINETFDFVTSFDRRNSAILWICERVDLSNRVVYGDYTSVAPAGAFGQSEAARVFFLSNIRPFLNRGFNLTVWDRLLQYVHEISQRHGTVYVYTGSIYLPRELKSNSWFLEFQSEERTMVAVPTHFFKILVIDKKFESDTIPYAEAYVMPNSPLNNNVELKTLLSDVREIENATGLRFFEGLDRNFVNTQASNSIVHSLNSPLTNPLTLPMTNAVDSPSALTSSISPK, encoded by the exons ATGGAAGTGCCAGTGAAAGGCATTCTTGGTCTTCTGGCCACTGCCGGATCGTTTTTTGCACTAGGAGCCTACTATCAGCACATCGATGTCCTGCGAAAGATTCGACGATTGGAGCAACGAAACCCACATGCCTACTTTATCAGAAGGAAACTGTACGCACTG CTGGGAATTTTCACTGTGCGCGCAGATAGCTCCGAATTCGACGTGGATCCCAATGACTGCCACAAGCTGGGCGGGATCATGAAGTACGGATTCCCCAGCACCAACGATATCACCATAAACGAGACCTTTGACTTTGTGACCTCCTTCGATCGAAGAAACTCTGCGATTCTGTGGATATGCGAGCGGGTAGATTTGTCCAATCGCGTCGTCTACGGGGATTACACATCCGTGGCCCCAGCTGGAGCATTTGGGCAGTCAGAGGCAGCCAGGGTATTTTTCCTGTCCAACATTAGGCCCTTTCTAAACAGAGGGTTCAATCTCACTGTCTGGGATCGATTGCTGCAGTACGTTCATGAGATAAGTCAACGACATGGAACCGTTTATGTCTACACCGGATCAATTTACTTGCCCCGGGAGCTGAAGTCGAACAGTTGGTTCCTGGAGTTCCAGTCGGAGGAGAGAACCATGGTGGCCGTACCCACCCATTTCTTCAAGATCCTGGTCATCGATAAGAAGTTCGAGAGCGATACCATTCCCTATGCGGAGGCCTATGTGATGCCCAACTCTCCGCTGAACAACAATGTCGAACTGAAGACGCTTCTCAGCGATGTCCGGGAAATAGAAAACGCTACTGGTCTACGGTTCTTCGAAGGACTCGATCGCAACTTTGTCAACACACAAGCATCCAATTCAATAGTCCACTCACTAAACAGTCCCTTAACCAATCCCTTAACGTTGCCGATGACCAATGCCGTAGACAGTCCCAGTGCCCTCACATCAAGTATTTCTCCAAAAtag
- the LOC6613066 gene encoding phospholipase A1 VesT1.02: protein MISQLGRISIMSAVLLAFAALVLASSSEKTELDPNATCNYTLVKKKTLGVDPSFWKKFFKHLIPFTSSRGKLQFILFKRDFADCGRELFVGDVENLRNSGFDARHQTRIVIHGWMSQSKGSHIRKVKNAYLSLTNPGPNGEPAAYEDFNVIVCDWSKTSTNVNYYEVAKTVEDMGALLAELVRYLNQEANMHYDDVYVIGHSLGAQIAGSAGKQIMPYRFNTIYALDPAGPQFREKSDEYRIDASDASYVESIQTSVSFGFEQPVGHATFYPNYGKNQKKCYVYGCSHKRSHDYFIESLTSPAGFWGPRCERHDDGSWVLLMSDGEFRMGGEPSIPKNGTFYVKTYSKPPYAMGHRWQTEPPPREDDVENSTEE, encoded by the exons ATGATCTCGCAGCTGGGACGGATTAGCATCATGAGTGCGGTGCTTTTGGCATTTGCGGCCCTCGTACTTG CCAGCAGCTCGGAGAAAACCGAACTCGATCCCAATGCCACCTGCAACTACACGCTGGTGAAGAAGAAGACCTTGGGGGTGGATCCCTCGTTCTGGAAGAAGTTCTTCAAGCATCTCATACCCTTCACCAGTTCGAGGGGCAAATTGCAGTTCATACTCTTCAAGCGGGACTTCGCGGACTGCGGAAGGGAACTGTTCGTGGGCGATGTGGAAAACCTGAGGAACTCGGGCTTCGATGCACGTCATCAAACAAG GATTGTTATTCATGGCTGGATGAGTCAGAGCAAGGGTTCCCACATAAGGAAGGTTAAAAACGCCTACCTCAGCCTGACCAATCCGGGACCCAATGGAGAGCCCGCCGCCTATGAAGACTTCAATGTGATCGTATGTGACTGGAGCAAGACTTCCACGAACGTGAACTATTACGAGGTGGCCAAGACGGTGGAGGACATGGGAGCCCTGCTGGCGGAACTGGTGCGCTATCTGAACCAGGAGGCGAACATGCACTACGACGACGTCTACGTCATTGGACACTCGTTGGGAGCGCAGATCGCCGGCAGTGCTGGCAAGCAGATAATGCCATATCGATTCAACACCATATACGCCTTGGATCCGGCAGGTCCACAGTTCCGGGAGAAGAGCGACGAGTACCGAATCGATGCTAGTGACGCCTCCTACGTGGAGTCCATTCAAACCAGCGTTAGCTTTGGCTTCGAGCAGCCCGTGGGACACGCCACCTTCTATCCCAACTATGGGAAGAATCAGAAGAAGTGCTATGTCTATGGCTGTTCGCATAAGAGATCCCATGACTACTTCATAGAGTCGCTGACGAGTCCGGCGGGATTTTGGGGACCGCGCTGCGAGCGTCACGATGACGGCTCCTGGGTTCTCCTGATGAGCGATGGAGAGTTCCGGATGGGCGGGGAGCCCTCGATCCCCAAGAACGGAACCTTCTATGTGAAGACCTACTCAAAGCCACCCTATGCCATGGGCCACAGGTGGCAAACGGAACCGCCACCACGGGAAGATGATGTTGAGAACTCCACGGAAGAGTAG
- the LOC6613067 gene encoding lisH domain-containing protein C1711.05, giving the protein MFRAQRVCFYFVTFLVFAAARPKINSQNSQNQVGLRVVKFSTAESFPSKSSISTEATSEPSTVSTSEDTSEGPTVTSPSSASEETSEAPESSSQELSTLTESSSEKALEVTIVPSSSSTETSEAPSQETTEIEESSEDSSEDESSESSEESEEGSYYYDDSDSDYYDSYLYY; this is encoded by the coding sequence ATGTTCCGCGCTCAACGTGTTTGCTTTTACTTCGTAACTTTCCTGGTCTTCGCAGCTGCCAGACCCAAAATAAACTCGCAAAATTCCCAGAATCAAGTTGGATTACGAGTGGTCAAATTTTCGACCGCAGAAAGTTTTCCTTCCAAGTCATCAATATCCACAGAGGCAACTAGTGAACCATCGACTGTGAGCACCAGCGAAGATACTTCTGAGGGGCCCACAGTAACTTCACCATCATCAGCATCTGAGGAAACTAGTGAAGCACCTGAGAGTTCCAGCCAAGAACTGTCAACATTGACTGAAAGCTCCAGCGAAAAGGCTTTAGAGGTGACCATAGTACCTTCATCTTCATCGACGGAAACTAGTGAAGCACCCAGCCAAGAGACCACGGAAATTGAGGAGTCATCTGAAGATTCCTCTGAAGATGAGAGCTCCGAATCAAGTGAGGAATCAGAGGAAGGATCGTACTACTATGATGATTCGGATTCCGACTACTACGATAGTTACTTATATTATTGA
- the LOC6613068 gene encoding trypsin alpha-3 yields MFVQWIFLVFSVTLVSSKWTPERIVGGDQISILSVPWQASILWFGKHYCGAAIYSEDIVITAAHCLTGYDSEFLSVRVGSSYTLFGGQVVGVSSFLLHEDYGRSLSNDIAVMRLQSKLRLGTGVSVIPLADTSPASGSPAIVSGWGAIGYKKKYPKSILSASVSIVDHDQCRRSYGRKITKDMICAAAPGKDACSGDSGGPLVSGNKLVGIVSFGKECAHSKFPGVYANVAELKPWILGAIERINNSK; encoded by the coding sequence ATGTTTGTGCAGTGGATTTTCCTGGTGTTCAGCGTCACCCTGGTTTCCTCTAAATGGACTCCGGAACGAATCGTGGGAGGTGACCAGATATCCATTTTATCAGTTCCCTGGCAGGCTTCCATTCTGTGGTTTGGAAAGCATTACTGCGGTGCAGCCATCTACAGTGAAGACATCGTCATAACGGCAGCCCACTGCCTCACCGGCTACGACTCCGAGTTCCTTTCAGTGAGAGTCGGCTCATCGTACACATTATTCGGTGGTCAGGTGGTGGGGGTATCCAGTTTCCTGTTACACGAGGACTACGGCCGGTCCTTGTCCAACGATATAGCCGTGATGAGGCTTCAGTCCAAGCTCCGGCTGGGAACTGGAGTCAGTGTCATTCCCTTGGCTGATACTTCTCCGGCCAGTGGATCTCCTGCCATCGTTTCGGGATGGGGAGCCATTGGTTACAAGAAGAAGTACCCCAAGTCCATACTGTCCGCTTCGGTGAGCATTGTGGACCACGATCAGTGTCGCAGGTCGTACGGAAGAAAAATCACCAAGGACATGATCTGTGCGGCCGCTCCAGGAAAGGATGCCTGCTCCGGCGATTCGGGAGGTCCTCTGGTCTCCGGTAACAAGCTCGTTGGGATCGTTTCCTTCGGCAAGGAGTGCGCTCATTCCAAATTCCCTGGAGTTTACGCAAACGTGGCTGAGCTAAAGCCCTGGATATTGGGCGCTATCGAAAGAATAAATAactcaaaataa
- the LOC6613069 gene encoding trypsin alpha, which produces MFIESFLLLLALNFLSAGRLNRPEERIIGGYPVEIEAFPWSVSFQINGRHSCGGSIYSNDTIITAAHCFFDKGRRLDDRLFVIRAGSTSRKSSGILVKVDSVTLHENFVFQFLQNDIAVVRLSERLEFTNQVQPIPLAETNPEPGTMSLAAGWGQIYETEDLVVRPINILGVKLRIQPPNHCIASYGQSTICAGNSKQSTCRGDSGGALVIDSQLVGVVSGGEEYCDSATFFTSVPFFREWILNTTNSLS; this is translated from the coding sequence ATGTTCATCGAAAGCTTCCTGCTCCTATTGGCGCTCAACTTCCTGTCCGCAGGACGATTAAACCGACCCGAAGAACGCATAATCGGGGGTTACCCCGTTGAAATCGAAGCTTTTCCCTGGAGCGTGTCCTTCCAAATAAACGGACGCCATTCTTGTGGAGGGTCCATTTACAGCAATGATACGATCATAACAGCGGCACATTGCTTTTTCGATAAAGGAAGAAGGCTGGATGACCGACTCTTTGTGATTCGCGCTGGATCTACCTCGAGGAAATCCAGTGGAATTCTTGTCAAAGTGGACTCCGTAACACTCCATGAGAATTTCGTTTTCCAATTTCTTCAAAACGACATCGCCGTCGTTCGCTTAAGTGAACGACTTGAGTTTACCAACCAAGTACAGCCCATTCCTTTGGCCGAGACTAATCCTGAACCTGGAACGATGTCCCTTGCAGCTGGCTGGGGGCAAATCTACGAGACAGAGGATCTGGTCGTAAGACCCATAAATATTCTAGGAGTAAAGCTCCGCATCCAACCGCCTAACCACTGTATTGCATCCTATGGTCAATCAACAATTTGCGCTGGAAATTCTAAGCAAAGCACTTGCAGAGGCGACTCTGGAGGAGCATTGGTAATTGATTCGCAACTTGTGGGTGTTGTTTCCGGAGGAGAGGAATATTGCGATTCAGCGACATTTTTCACAAGTGTGCCCTTCTTCCGAGAATGGATTTTGAATACTACCAACTCTCTTTCCTAA
- the LOC6613070 gene encoding trypsin beta, which produces MFIESFLLLLALHFLSAGRVSRWEQRIIGGGAIGIEQAPWQVSLQLYGDLVCGGSIYSESIIVTAAHCFFDKNGNREDDQGYQVRAGSALTDSNGILVDVVDIIIHEKYAYDRNINDIAIVSLSTPLEFTSKVQPISLAKTKPSPGSIALVSGWGVSYIFNDGTKLYPTHLQGLTLHIKSMFSCRLFDASLICAGTYRRTACHGDSGGPLVVNKQLVGVVSWGRKGCQSSTFFVSVPYFREWILNAIASIQ; this is translated from the coding sequence ATGTTCATCGAAAGcttcctgctgctcctggcgcTCCACTTCCTGTCCGCAGGACGAGTAAGCCGATGGGAACAACGTATCATCGGCGGAGGAGCCATTGGAATCGAACAGGCACCCTGGCAGGTGTCCTTGCAACTTTATGGCGACCTTGTGTGCGGCGGCTCTATTTACAGCGAAAGTATCATCGTTACTGCGGCCCATTGCTTCTTTGATAAGAACGGCAATCGGGAAGATGACCAAGGATATCAAGTTCGCGCAGGATCCGCCCTAACAGATTCCAATGGAATCCTTGTCGATGTGgttgatataataatccacgAAAAATATGCGTATGATCGTAATATAAACGACATCGCAATCGTGAGTTTAAGTACGCCACTTGAGTTCACAAGCAAAGTTCAGCCCATTTCTCTGGCTAAGACGAAACCTTCTCCTGGATCGATTGCCCTCGTCTCTGGCTGGGGAGTGTCTTATATCTTTAACGATGGGACGAAACTATATCCAACACATCTTCAAGGATTAACCCTGCACATCAAAAGCATGTTCTCCTGCAGACTCTTTGATGCCTCACTAATATGCGCAGGCACTTATAGAAGAACCGCTTGTCATGGCGACTCTGGAGGACCATTGGTGGTCAACAAACAACTTGTGGGTGTTGTCTCCTGGGGTCGAAAAGGTTGCCAATCCAGTACATTCTTCGTCAGTGTTCCTTATTTCCGTGAATGGATCTTAAATGCTATTGCCTCAATTCAGTAA